In Bifidobacterium sp. ESL0745, one DNA window encodes the following:
- a CDS encoding aldo/keto reductase: protein MTILTDTYTLNNGVKIPKIGFGTWQIPDGEVAYDSVRMALDVGYRHIDTAYVYGNERSVGRAIRESGIERDEIFVTSKLPADVKKADAVFPRFEETMENLGLDTLDLYLIHAPWPWSHAGTMRMDDENLSVWNEMERIYRSGRVRAIGVSNFDDHDLRNILDHAEVTPAVNQIQYYVGATEPRNRTFAQSHGLLIEAYSPLATGGLLGSPELKTMAEKYEVSTAQLAIRFCLQNGVLPLPKATHHEHIEANAQVDFTISDADMTTLKAFADPDPDNHNPSQR, encoded by the coding sequence ATGACGATTCTTACCGATACCTATACGCTCAACAACGGTGTGAAGATTCCTAAGATCGGATTCGGCACCTGGCAGATTCCCGACGGCGAGGTGGCTTACGATTCTGTACGGATGGCGTTGGATGTTGGCTATCGCCATATCGATACCGCCTATGTCTATGGCAACGAACGCAGCGTCGGACGTGCCATCCGTGAATCTGGTATTGAACGCGACGAGATTTTCGTGACCTCGAAGCTGCCGGCCGACGTGAAAAAGGCTGACGCCGTGTTCCCTCGTTTTGAAGAGACTATGGAAAATCTGGGGCTTGACACGCTTGACCTTTACCTGATTCATGCCCCATGGCCGTGGAGTCACGCCGGGACGATGCGTATGGATGACGAGAACCTGTCTGTTTGGAATGAAATGGAGAGAATCTACCGTTCCGGCCGTGTGCGTGCCATCGGTGTATCGAATTTCGATGACCATGATCTTAGGAACATCCTCGATCACGCGGAAGTGACACCTGCGGTCAATCAGATTCAGTATTACGTTGGTGCTACCGAACCCAGAAACCGGACGTTCGCGCAATCCCACGGTCTGCTCATTGAGGCGTATTCGCCGCTTGCCACCGGTGGGCTGCTCGGTTCGCCGGAACTTAAGACGATGGCGGAGAAGTATGAGGTCTCCACCGCTCAGCTGGCGATTCGCTTCTGCCTGCAAAACGGAGTGCTGCCATTGCCCAAGGCGACACATCATGAACATATCGAAGCCAATGCGCAGGTTGATTTCACCATCAGCGACGCTGATATGACGACGCTGAAAGCCTTCGCCGATCCGGATCCCGACAACCACAATCCCAGCCAGCGCTGA